Proteins encoded together in one Venturia canescens isolate UGA chromosome 10, ASM1945775v1, whole genome shotgun sequence window:
- the sqh gene encoding myosin regulatory light chain sqh isoform X2: MSSRKTAGRRATTKKRAQRATSNVFAMFDQAQIAEFKEAFNMIDHNHDGFIDKEDLHDMLASLGKNPTDEYLEGMMNEAPGPINFTMFLTLFGERLQGTDPEDVIKNAFGCFDEENTGHINEERLRELLTTMGDRFTDDDVDEMYREAPIKGSMFDYLEFTRILKHGAKDKDEQ; encoded by the exons ATGTCTTCTCGCAAAACAGCAGGACGTCGTGCAACAACGAAAAAACGAGCTCAACGTGCCACTTCCAACGTATTTGCCATGTTTGATCAGGCTCAGATAGCCGAATTCAAAGAGGCTTTCAATATGATAGATCACAATCACGACGGATTCATAGATAAAGAGGATTTGCATGATATGCTCGCTTCTCTCG GAAAAAATCCAACGGACGAATACCTTGAGGGAATGATGAATGAAGCTCCTGGCCCCATTAATTTCACTATGTTTCTGACTCTATTCGGTGAGAGGCTGCAGGGTACCGATCCGGAAGATGTTATCAAAAACGCTTTTGGCTGCTTCGACGAGGAAAATACAGGACACATCAACGAAGAACGTCTAAGAGAACTTCTCACCACAATGGGAGATCG TTTCACGGACGACGATGTTGATGAAATGTATCGCGAGGCACCGATCAAGGGCTCCATGTTCGATTATCTCGAATTCACGCGAATTCTCAAACACGGTGCCAAGGACAAGGACGAACAGTGA
- the sqh gene encoding myosin regulatory light chain sqh isoform X1 gives MSSRKTAGRRATTKKRAQRATSNVFAMFDQAQIAEFKEAFNMIDHNHDGFIDKEDLHDMLASLGTYPLFQSILETCMKKKKKVSPELAGKNPTDEYLEGMMNEAPGPINFTMFLTLFGERLQGTDPEDVIKNAFGCFDEENTGHINEERLRELLTTMGDRFTDDDVDEMYREAPIKGSMFDYLEFTRILKHGAKDKDEQ, from the exons ATGTCTTCTCGCAAAACAGCAGGACGTCGTGCAACAACGAAAAAACGAGCTCAACGTGCCACTTCCAACGTATTTGCCATGTTTGATCAGGCTCAGATAGCCGAATTCAAAGAGGCTTTCAATATGATAGATCACAATCACGACGGATTCATAGATAAAGAGGATTTGCATGATATGCTCGCTTCTCTCGGTACGTATCCTTTATTTCAATCTATTCTTGAgacatgtatgaaaaaaaaaaaaaaagtaagccCCGAACTTGCAGGAAAAAATCCAACGGACGAATACCTTGAGGGAATGATGAATGAAGCTCCTGGCCCCATTAATTTCACTATGTTTCTGACTCTATTCGGTGAGAGGCTGCAGGGTACCGATCCGGAAGATGTTATCAAAAACGCTTTTGGCTGCTTCGACGAGGAAAATACAGGACACATCAACGAAGAACGTCTAAGAGAACTTCTCACCACAATGGGAGATCG TTTCACGGACGACGATGTTGATGAAATGTATCGCGAGGCACCGATCAAGGGCTCCATGTTCGATTATCTCGAATTCACGCGAATTCTCAAACACGGTGCCAAGGACAAGGACGAACAGTGA